The sequence agagcctggaggAGGCGATTCAACTCATAACACCAGTAACAGCAGCTGATGCTGAAGCTGCTTCAGGAATAAAGAGCTTCCGTTGCACCCCTTTCCCCTCAAGGTAAGTGCAAGCTCTTTGCTTGGCCTTGAAGGCCCATCAAAGTCTGGTCCTTGCTACCGAGCCTCTTGCCTTTCTCTTACCCTGTTCGTCCTGCTtatggggctgccctgaaggtcCTCATCACCCGCCTCTGGTGAATCCTTTCATGCTCGGCCCGTGTGTCACTGAACATTGTGCTCACCACGCGTACCTAAGGCCCAGCACAGGGTTTGACACAGTGttcaatacatttttgttgaatgaatgtatgaagACAATGAtattcaagaatttttaaaattttttattttcaaaaattaaaaaaaaattcgaTTTTAATTCAAGAGAAACTTCACCTTGGAGTGccaattgtaaaacaaaatgaaaacaaaaaaccaaaacgaGACTTTCTGGTTGGACCAGGCATCCGATTTCCTGCCAATCTGGCTTCTGCTCTGCCCCCTGGCGGTGGCTCTCGGCCTTAGCGGGGAAAGGAGCTTGGAGGAATTTCCGGCAACCTGGGGCGGGTGACAGCTTCATCTACATACCCACAATGCATTGCACCCGggttattacttattttaaaacggctagatttttctttttctttcaactttttttcccctcccagaaAGGAGACTGCCGTCACAGGATTgactgagagaaaggcagaagttCCTGGCTCTTTTGGATAAATGACTACCATTGCTGAATTAGGAGTGACAGTTATCCGAGAGCTGTATGAGCAGTACCGCAGgcatactctggtttctcttcagatcgtATAAATCTTTCGCCTTTTACTAAAGATTTCCGTGGAGAGGAACAATTCTGAGTGTTTACCCAATTTTTTGAGGCCTTGCGCTTGCAGGGCTTATTATTATGTATAAAAAACAGACCTTATTTgtgttctttgttccttttttgcaAGGACTGGCAAAAAGGCTTgacttttaagaaatttttaagcTGGTGTTATTTTGGTAAGTTTTCTTGTgatattttaaagctaaaatattATATGCCTTTGTTAAAATTTCAATTCCGAGCTTTGAGGTTCCTATCATAAGTCTCTGCAGTTAATAGGAGGTCTTGTTTTTGGGTCCTCTCCTGCTCACACATTCTCTAAAcgaaaatcttccaaaaaagacatgaaaacaagGTACGGTTTGGGGACAACTGTGGAAATCTTGCTCTATTTTAGATGTTAGTAGTTGGATAGATTTTATTGCTGCTGCAACAAGAAACTACAAACTTTGTGACTTTATGCATATTggttctcttacagttctggaggtcagcaGTCTCCAGTTAAGGGCAGGGCTGCCTTCCTTCTAGAGGCTTTAGGAGAGGATGTTTCCTTCtttcagcttctagaagctgcctgtCTGTGACCCCTTCACCACCTCACTCCAGCCCTCTTGCTTCTGTCTTGTCATCTTTTAGTTCTAACTCTGgatcctcctgtctctctctataaggactcttgtgattaccTCTGGCCCACCTGgctaatccagaataatctccccatctcgACACCCTTAATCACACCCACAAAATTCTTTACACCACGTAAAGTAACAGATTCACAGGTTCCAGGCATAGGATGTGGACATATTTGTGCACCATTACTCAGATCACcaaaataatattgtaattatGTAGAATGTCCTTATTCTTAGTAGAAGCATAATGTGAAGTATTTAGTGAAGTGTCATGATAcctgaaacttttatttctttaaaaaagtatttatttatttatgatagccatagagagagaggcagagacccaggcagagggagaagcaggctccatgcagggagcccgacgtgggacttgatcctgggaccccaggacggtgccctgggccaaaggcaggtgccaaaccgctgagccacccagggatccccctgattactttttaaagtaatctctaccctgAATGTGGAGTTTaaactcaggatcatgagatcaagagttgcacgatCTAtcgacggagccagccaggtgccccaataatttaAACTTTCAAATGGAGAGAAAGCAAATGTGTCCAAGAATGATAGGTATATAGGTATTGGTTGTATTTTCCTTTCAACTTTGTTATAGCTCTGAACTTGTAAAGAGTGgggaaaatatgtattaataaatTTCATGTAGGatgttttagatatttatatattatatttaagatTCAATTTTAAGAGTTCCATTGTTGTGATGTCTGGTGTCTCCGTGtgtatcctgggattgagtcccgcatctggctccctgtgaggagcctgcttctccctctccctgtctctgcctccgtgtgtctctcaggaataaataaaatcttttaaaaaggttccatggttccaattttagtatatgtgctgccgaagggAGCACAAAAGttccattgtttttattaaattatggtCACCTTAGACCAGTGGCTTCCAGATTTTTGGATTTTCTGATTATTAAAGTTTCCAAAAAAATTTCtggggtactttttttttttttttaccatcattATACAAAACAAAGAGCATCTGAATAAAAACGGGTacttctttaaaacagaaaacccaTTTAGCTTTATGGAAAGCATAACTACATTTTGTTAACCTTTCTCTCAAAGCCGGGTCGGTTTGAGGGAAACGCTGGCCCGCTTTAGATTAACAATATCAGGGCCGGTGATGCCCTCCTGTGGCCACTTGGGGAATTACGgctttctgatttcatttctctgatttgATGGACAATTTCCTCACAAGACCTCAGTCGTTAACATGGGCATGGCAGGCATTATTCTCAGTGTTTGGGATGTTTTGTAAGGAACAAAAATACCCCTGCCCTCGTTGAGCTTATGTATACATACAGGTGGAGAGACAGGCTATACACAAATAAAGTAATGTGTTTGGGGGGAAAATAGCAGCCTAAGGGGCTTGGGGGCCAGAGTATAGGGAGTGGTAATGTGGGTTAGCCCTCATCGAGAACGTATCTTATGTATAGAGTTGCAAGGAGGTGAGGGGGTTCACCATGTAGCTACACTGCTGAGGTGAAAGGTTCTAAGAACCATGTAGTTATGCTCTCCAGTGAAGGGGAAAGAAGTAGGAGACAGTTCAGAGGTCACAGGAGACTAGATTGCCTACAGTCCTCCCTGCAGGCCACAGGAAGGACTTTAGCTTTACTGTTCCTGAAATGGAGAGCCATGtatgattttttaagtttttttttttttttttttaaattcatgaaagacacagacccaggcagagggagaagcaggctccctgcagggagcctgatgtgggacttgatcccgggaccacaggatcacaacttgagccaaaggcagatgctcaactgctgatctacccaggcatccctgttgttttattatttatttatttaattttttttttaataaatcttttttttaaaatttttatttatttatgatagtcacagagagagagagagaggcagagacataggcagagggagaagcaggctccatgcaccgggagcccgatgtgggattcaatcccgggtctccaggatcgggccctgggccaaaggcaggcgccagaccactgcgccacccagggatccctaatttttttttttttaatttatttatttattcagagaacgcgcgagagaggcagagaagcaggcccgatgcgggattcaatccaggggttccaggatcacaccccaggctgcagggggcaccaaaccactgcaccactggggctgtccttattatttttttttaaagattttatttatttattcatgagagacacagagagagagaggcagagacacaggcagagggagaagcaggctccacgcagggagcctgatgtgggactcgatcccgggactccaggatcatgccctgaaccgaaggcagacgctttaaccgctgagccacccaggtgtcccgtccctgttgtgttttaaaaaagattaatgtaTTTGACAGTGAcagagcacatgtgcacaagcaggggagcaagagagggagagggaaaagcagtctctcCACCGAGCAGGAGCTAGatgccgggctcaatcccagggacccagggatcatgacctgagtggaaggctgACTTAGACTAGAATCTAAGTTTAAAAGACTACCCTGCTGCTATATTGAAAAGGGAATGGGGtagaaaggacacctgggtggctagtggttgagtgtctgcctttgcctcaggtcatgatcctggggtcctgagggtcctggattgagtcctgtataaggctccctgcgaggagcctgcttctctatgtctctgcctctctcgaataaataaaatcgttaaaaaaaaaaaaaaaaaaagaaaaagaaagacctcTAGAGTAGTCTAAATAGTGGTGGGAAAATGAAGCAGGAAAAACGATGGTGGCTCAGGCTAGGGTATCAGCAACAGAGTAGTGAGATTATGGCTGGATTCTGGATGTACTCGGAAGGTAGAGTCAACAGACAAATGGGTACAGACGTTGAAGAGAGACATTAAGGACTCGTTCTGAGTCGCAGAGAGGATGGGTCGCCATCAGCTGCGTTGGGGAAGGCGGGAGGGGATCAGTTCAGTTTTGGCCGCAGAGAAGTGGAAATATTTAACTGGAAGTAGAAACGTGGGAGTCACTGGCATATAGATGGCATTTAAAGCTGAGACTGGATGAGATCACCAGGGtgaaaaaggagataaagagcATCAAGGTCACTTCAATTTGAAAGCAGCTGGGTTGAGAGAATGAATCAGCAATagggagtgagaggaagaagcaaccagagggaggggaaagagcgGGTGGCCGTGGTCTCCCGGGAGAGCCAGGGGCCGGTGGGGAGTAGGGGGAGGCTCGCCCCAGGCCGGGCCTTAAACTTTCCGGGCTGTCGATGTTGCTTCCCTCTGCACCCGCTTTCCCCTTGCTGAGCAGAGGCGCCCCAGCCCTCCAACAAAGCTCTCatttcccccctgcccccacagagagGACAGACAGACAGCAAGACTATTTATTGAGTCCTCGCCAGCCGGCAGCTCCCCCTCGCCCCCGCAGCCTCCCGCCTGGGGCCGGTGGAGTCGCGGTGAGCGTGACCCCAGGGCCCGCCTGCCGGGCTCCCTGAGCCGCAGCCCCGGCCCTTCCGGAAGGCCTGCCAGGCTCCGTCACTCCTTTCCTTCCGTATCTTCCTTCTGGAAGTAGGTGATGTAAGCCGGCTTCTCCGGCTCGTGAGCGCCGCGGTAAAAGCTCGCGTTGCAGGGGGAGACGCCGCTGAAGCACAAcgctgggggcggggcgcggggctgaGCCTGGGGGCCGCAGCTCCTGGCGCCGGGTCCCCTCGCTCCCCACTCACCTTTGGAGACGTTGACTTTGTTGGCCGCTAAGATGTCCGCCTGAATGCTGTCTATTTTCATGTACAAGTCCTCGGCATTGCTCTGAGGACGGGAGCCAGGGGCCCGAGGCTGTGGGGGGTCCTGGgctgcggggggcgcgggggcggggcgacgAGGGGCGTGTCCGGGatgcgggggcggggctgggaggagggggcggggctgggaggagggggcggggctgggaggagggggcggggctgggaggaggggcggggcgagggggtTGGCTGGGGAGGGGCCCCCTCCGGGGCTGGAGgcgccgaggcggcggcggcagggGTCCCGCGGGGTTCCCGCTCTGGGAGCGGAGCACTCACGAGGAAGAGCTGATAGAGCCCCTCTCCCATGGACCTGCGCACGTGCTCCTCCACCACCGGGAACATCTGCACCAAGTACTgcggcggcgggcgggagggTGACGGCTGTGCCCCCGCCCagggcccgcccgccgcccgccgcccgccgcccacCTCGAGCGTGAGGCTGGCCTGCCGCTGGCTGTTGCTGTGGTCCGTGTTGCCCATGGCGGCCATCAGGCTGTGCACCACGCGCAGGTGCAGCAGCTCCTCCGCGACGCTCGTGTTGCTGCGCGCCAGGACCCTGCGCGGGGAACCCGGCGGCGGCGACCCCTCGGCACCCCGCGGCGCTCCTGGCTCGCCGCCTCCCCCCACTCCCGCTGCCCGCTTACCCGATGGCCTTGGCCGCCGCGGCCTGCTGCAGGAACACCGGCAGGTGGGCGGTGAACTGGGGAACCGAGGAGTCTGGTGGAGGCCCGGGGGCGGGAGGTGTGAGGCACGAGGCCGGGCTCCCTAAGCCCAACAcgcacccccctccacccccctccgcGACCTCAGGCCGAGCCGCTCCCTACCGTTGAGGATCTTGGGCTGCAGTTTGCTGGTCTCCTTGACGGACGGTATCAGCAGCGCCACGAGGCCCttgagcagtgcctggcacacgtCGTAGTTGACCAGGTCCTTGATCAGCTCGATGGCTGCAGAAAagcagaggcctggggaggcctgACACTCCAACACGCCCTCCAACACTCCCCACCAAGCAAGCCAAGACGCCCTTGAACCGAGTCTCTTCCTTTTACCTGCATCCCCTTCATGCACCTGTCCTAGCACCTTTTACTGGCCAGAACcgtgtgtgtgtggagggctgAGCAGGCAGCATCTCAGTTCTGCCGTCCTCTGTCTGGGGctaaagaggaggagggggccgaACCTCATCCCCCACAATCAGCCCTCGAAGAACTAGGCGCAGAGGCAGGAGAAAGCGCTGGGTGGTGAGCCTACCCATCAAGGAGGCTTAGAGGCTGGCAGGGCCGGAGGCCCCTTGGTGGTGGCTCCGGGCAATCCCGGTGTCCCGGAGGTGGGAGCAGCTAGGTCTTTAAAGGGAGAAAGGATGGGCAAAGACCCTGggtgagagggagacaaaactaGTGGGTGGAGGACGTGTGGCAGGGAGTGAGAAGGGTGGAAACACTAGAGGCTGCGGTTTGGAGAAAACTTCACCTGGGCTCTCCACACAGCAGCCCATCGAAGGAAGAGCTGAAAAGAGGTTTGAAAAGAGGTTTGCTTTGCAATAACCCTGTGACCGTTGGCCCATGTTAGGTTTGAGGGAACGAGGCACAGAGGTAAAGCAGTTTGGCTATGGTCCCATGGCCAGGATAGGGGTGGAAGCAAAAGGCAAGACTTGgttagggaggggaagggaacTAGAATTTATTGGGGTTTTCCTACAGATACTTTCCAGGCATTCACTCATTCCAGCATTCACACAGCCTTGGAGCAAATCTGCACCCAACACCTATTGTGCCAGGTGCACAGTGTGGTGCTATACATAGGGGTCAggctgcaggggtgcctgggaaggtgggggaaatggaatatttttgcagagagaaaggaatcacacacagagaggccgagCTGGAAGGGGACAGGGTGAGTTGGTAAATGCTATTGGAAGACAGGATGTGCTGTTCCCCTGCACAGGAgacaggtccccccccccccccacctccgctGACCCCCAGGGGAGCCAAGACTTCAGGAAGGCTGGGGTCTCTGACTAGGTCATTTGCATACCAGAACTCACATAGACACCTGGGAACTATTACCagtattatctcttcaaataatgaaaaattaaccatttatttccttgttgGGGAATTTTTACCCAGTAAGGCTATGCTTGAGATAATTCTCTGCAATGGAAGAAAAGCTTTGGCGGGCAGGTGCAAAGGCACGGCAAGCGTAGGGGGATCAGCCCGTATCTGGAGTGGTGGGCATAGGGCTCCCCtgcatattttgtttctttccacttTAATTTGGGCCTTTGGTGTAGCTGCCAAAGGCTTTTGTGGGATGAAGCACGAGTGAATTGGTAGTGAAATTTTTGGAGGCCTTGCTTAGGCGAGGCTAAGTGTTGAGTGTCTAAAAGACAGATGCTTGGCTTGTGAAAGTGTTATTAGGTTCCTGATTTAATGCTTAGCGAataactaagtttttttttttttttttttttttttttttttttttttttttttaagattttacttatttatccatgagacatgcagagagagagagaggcagagggagaagcaggctccaggcagaaagccctatgtgggactcaatcccgctgggttttgttgttattttggggTGTGTCTTTTGCAAGCTCAAGGATGAATTAAGAGAGAACGTAAGTTTGGGTAGCCATATGGATTAGGGGCCCAGGCTTTTTAGAGCCTCCAAAGCCTTCCAGAGTTGGGcaacacctttaaaaaatatttttaaagtcactaaTTATTGT is a genomic window of Vulpes vulpes isolate BD-2025 chromosome 10, VulVul3, whole genome shotgun sequence containing:
- the ARMH1 gene encoding armadillo-like helical domain containing protein 1 isoform X2; this encodes MTGSCLDKLLKSIGIFLSAVSSNRYLKEFLEVGGVLTLLEILGMEKVKEEDKKESIRLLQVIANTGRKYKELICESYGVRSIAEFLAKSKSEETQEEVQILMDSLVHGNPKYQNQVYKGLIALLPCASPKAQQLSLQTLRTAQSIIGTTHPSIVDCMLKVLRTMHLEVQYEAIELIKDLVNYDVCQALLKGLVALLIPSVKETSKLQPKILNDSSVPQFTAHLPVFLQQAAAAKAIGVLARSNTSVAEELLHLRVVHSLMAAMGNTDHSNSQRQASLTLEYLVQMFPVVEEHVRRSMGEGLYQLFLSNAEDLYMKIDSIQADILAANKVNVSKALCFSGVSPCNASFYRGAHEPEKPAYITYFQKEDTEGKE